In Bacillota bacterium, a single window of DNA contains:
- the rpmG gene encoding 50S ribosomal protein L33 translates to MRVGITLACADCKQRNYRTTKNKKSNTERLEMKKYCRFCKTHTAHRETK, encoded by the coding sequence ATGCGAGTAGGTATTACGCTAGCATGTGCTGATTGTAAGCAGCGCAACTACCGTACTACTAAGAATAAGAAGTCCAACACTGAACGCTTGGAGATGAAAAAGTATTGCAGGTTCTGTAAAACCCACACAGCTCACCGCGAAACTAAGTAG
- the secE gene encoding preprotein translocase subunit SecE, producing the protein MKFIQALQEKFLQLSKFLRDVRQEMRKVVWPSKRQTINYTIVVVFAVFFVAALTAVTDAALGAVVRRLLGI; encoded by the coding sequence GTGAAGTTTATACAGGCTCTGCAAGAGAAGTTTCTGCAACTCTCTAAGTTCTTGCGCGACGTTCGTCAAGAGATGCGCAAGGTAGTGTGGCCTTCGAAGAGGCAGACCATTAACTACACGATAGTGGTTGTGTTTGCCGTGTTCTTCGTGGCAGCCTTGACTGCCGTAACCGACGCGGCCTTAGGGGCTGTTGTTAGGCGGTTACTTGGTATCTAG
- the nusG gene encoding transcription termination/antitermination protein NusG, with the protein MEKKWFVVHTYSGYENKVKTNLEKRVQSMEMEDKIFRVLVPMEDELETGRDGKKKLVKKKVFPGYVIVEMIVTDDSWYVVRNTPGVTGFVGTGTRPIPLEEHEVKAILRSMGVEEPRIRIDFALGESVRINEGPFEGLVGKIEEIMADKQKVKVRVALFNRETPVELSFTQVQKL; encoded by the coding sequence ATGGAAAAGAAATGGTTCGTGGTGCACACCTATTCCGGGTACGAAAACAAGGTGAAAACCAATCTGGAGAAACGCGTCCAATCCATGGAAATGGAGGACAAGATTTTTCGGGTTTTAGTGCCTATGGAAGATGAGTTAGAGACTGGCCGAGACGGCAAAAAGAAACTGGTTAAAAAGAAAGTCTTCCCCGGGTATGTTATCGTGGAAATGATCGTCACTGATGATTCTTGGTATGTTGTACGCAACACGCCAGGCGTCACAGGCTTTGTCGGCACTGGCACTCGCCCTATCCCCCTAGAAGAGCACGAGGTGAAAGCTATACTGCGTTCGATGGGTGTTGAGGAGCCGCGTATTCGTATTGACTTTGCTTTGGGTGAGTCAGTGCGAATTAACGAGGGTCCTTTTGAAGGCTTGGTTGGCAAGATTGAGGAAATCATGGCCGACAAACAAAAGGTCAAAGTGCGTGTAGCGCTATTTAACCGCGAAACACCTGTGGAGCTGAGCTTTACACAAGTTCAGAAATTGTAG
- the rplK gene encoding 50S ribosomal protein L11, translated as MAKKLVKIVKLQIPAGKATPAPPVGPALGQAGINIMGFVKEFNERTAKDVGLIIPVEVSVFQDRSFTFILKTPPAAILLKKAIGVESGSGEPNKKKVGKVTRAKVKEIAELKMPDLNAASVESAIRMIEGTARSMGIEVVD; from the coding sequence TTGGCTAAGAAATTAGTTAAAATTGTTAAACTGCAAATTCCCGCTGGCAAAGCAACGCCTGCTCCACCGGTTGGACCTGCCCTGGGTCAAGCTGGTATTAACATTATGGGCTTTGTCAAGGAATTTAACGAACGTACGGCCAAGGACGTAGGGCTTATCATTCCGGTAGAAGTGAGTGTCTTTCAAGACAGGTCTTTTACTTTTATCCTGAAGACGCCCCCCGCGGCAATTCTGCTCAAGAAAGCTATCGGGGTGGAATCTGGTTCTGGTGAACCAAACAAGAAAAAAGTTGGCAAAGTCACACGTGCCAAAGTCAAGGAAATTGCCGAGCTCAAGATGCCTGATCTTAATGCCGCCAGCGTGGAATCTGCTATACGCATGATCGAGGGCACGGCAAGAAGCATGGGTATTGAAGTCGTCGACTAG
- the rplA gene encoding 50S ribosomal protein L1 has product MAKKGKKYLEAAKLVDRNVFYEPAQAIDLAKKTATAKFDESVEIAVRLGVNPKHADQQVRGAVVLPHGTGKTVRVIVFAKGDKAKEAENAGADFVGAEDLIAKIQNEGWVDFDVAIATPDIMGQVGRLGRILGPKGLMPNPKIGTVTFDVAKAINEVKAGKIEYRVDKAGIVHAPLGKVSFPAENLLGNFTALMEALMKAKPSAAKGTYVRTVTVSTTMGPGVRVNAQKASLGGATQQ; this is encoded by the coding sequence ATGGCCAAAAAAGGCAAAAAGTATTTAGAGGCGGCCAAGCTAGTAGACCGCAATGTCTTCTACGAACCCGCCCAAGCGATTGATCTCGCCAAAAAAACTGCGACTGCCAAGTTTGACGAGAGCGTAGAAATCGCCGTTCGTCTCGGCGTCAACCCAAAGCACGCCGACCAACAGGTGCGCGGTGCGGTGGTATTGCCGCATGGTACCGGTAAGACTGTGCGCGTTATTGTTTTCGCCAAGGGTGACAAAGCCAAGGAGGCCGAGAATGCCGGGGCAGATTTTGTGGGCGCCGAAGATCTCATTGCCAAGATTCAAAACGAGGGCTGGGTCGACTTTGACGTGGCCATTGCTACCCCTGACATCATGGGTCAGGTGGGGCGCCTAGGAAGAATTCTTGGTCCTAAGGGGCTCATGCCTAATCCTAAAATAGGCACCGTAACTTTTGATGTGGCCAAGGCCATTAACGAGGTTAAGGCAGGTAAAATTGAGTACCGCGTTGACAAAGCGGGCATAGTCCATGCGCCGCTAGGCAAAGTGTCTTTCCCAGCTGAGAACTTGCTAGGGAACTTCACTGCGCTAATGGAGGCTTTGATGAAGGCCAAGCCAAGTGCCGCCAAAGGTACCTATGTACGCACGGTAACTGTTTCTACCACCATGGGCCCTGGCGTACGCGTCAATGCCCAGAAGGCCTCTCTAGGCGGCGCGACACAGCAATAA
- the rplJ gene encoding 50S ribosomal protein L10 produces the protein MGTRDDKQLAVQELVQALRQNEGVVFTNYRGISVIKDTDLRAKLRKAGIDYRVVKNTLFKRAADEVGITNLDEYLQGPTAIALSSDPVAPAKALSAWIKANKMLEIKGGILGGKTINAAGVTALAELPPREVMLGRVVGTIQAPLSGLVNVLHGPLRKLVYAVDAVRQQKEAQ, from the coding sequence ATGGGCACTCGTGATGATAAACAACTAGCAGTGCAGGAACTTGTTCAGGCGCTAAGGCAAAATGAAGGGGTAGTCTTTACTAATTATCGCGGCATCAGTGTTATCAAAGACACTGATCTCAGGGCTAAGCTTCGCAAAGCTGGCATTGATTACCGCGTTGTCAAGAACACTCTCTTCAAGCGCGCTGCAGACGAAGTTGGCATTACCAACCTCGATGAGTACTTGCAGGGTCCGACGGCGATTGCTTTAAGCAGCGATCCAGTTGCTCCCGCGAAGGCATTGTCCGCTTGGATTAAGGCGAACAAAATGCTAGAGATTAAGGGCGGCATTCTCGGCGGTAAGACAATCAATGCGGCTGGGGTAACAGCTTTGGCTGAGCTTCCTCCGCGCGAAGTCATGCTAGGTCGCGTCGTGGGTACGATTCAAGCTCCGCTTTCTGGTCTCGTTAACGTGTTGCATGGTCCTCTCCGGAAGTTGGTATATGCCGTTGATGCGGTTCGCCAACAAAAGGAAGCCCAATAG
- the rplL gene encoding 50S ribosomal protein L7/L12 has translation MSKAQIIELIKNMTVLELSELVKALETEFGVTAAMPMAMAAPAAGVAQAAEPVEEQTEFDVILTAAGEKKINVIKVVREVTGLGLVEAKALVDGAPKPVKEKVTKDEAAKIKAKLVEAGASVDVK, from the coding sequence ATGAGTAAAGCACAAATTATCGAGCTGATTAAGAACATGACTGTTCTCGAGCTCTCTGAGTTGGTAAAGGCTTTGGAGACAGAGTTCGGCGTAACTGCCGCTATGCCCATGGCTATGGCTGCTCCTGCCGCTGGTGTGGCGCAAGCCGCCGAGCCGGTTGAAGAGCAAACCGAGTTCGACGTTATTCTCACCGCTGCTGGCGAGAAGAAGATCAACGTAATTAAGGTGGTGCGCGAAGTAACCGGTCTAGGTCTCGTAGAGGCCAAGGCATTGGTTGACGGAGCACCAAAGCCCGTAAAGGAAAAGGTCACTAAGGACGAAGCCGCTAAGATTAAAGCTAAGCTGGTAGAAGCCGGTGCAAGCGTAGACGTGAAGTAA